In Candidatus Neomarinimicrobiota bacterium, a single genomic region encodes these proteins:
- a CDS encoding PglZ domain-containing protein, with amino-acid sequence METQYRGKILWIDDEIDHLKPHILALEEKGYDIRTATNGSDGIAFAEDEPFHLALIDQFMAGMDGMETLRRLKESCPALPVVMITKSEEEWLMDEAISEQVEQFLIKPVNPSQVFMACKQVLEKHKIQEEKATSGYLQEFQDIESKLSSDPSFAGWWEIHNKLVKWQLNFDEHSDTGLGNILADQIQSANRAFIQFIENGYSNWVVGQNRPQMVHDTIPIAVAPKLNEGKKVCLLVLDCMRHDHFMTLMTELRSLFDIVIDPSLALLPSATPYSRNAIFSGMFPNEFCKKYPEQVEAMQQEKGVNRFEEIFLSDQLSRLDLANVKLHFKKIWKVSEGNNYQSHVGDYLDSDLMAIVVNFIDILAHARSESEVLQEMVPDESGYRSSVKTWFKNSWLLKVLKTLKETGFTVVITSDHGSIRVGKGVLVGADKETSSGIRYKMGRNLNCNEKHALIIRKPSDYGLPELVHQTNYLIAKDDVYFLYPNQQHRYEKKIKNSFQHGGISMDEMLVPLATLTPLT; translated from the coding sequence ATGGAAACCCAATATCGAGGTAAAATCCTTTGGATCGATGACGAAATTGATCATCTAAAACCACATATTCTTGCGCTGGAAGAAAAAGGGTATGATATCCGCACAGCAACAAATGGAAGTGACGGGATTGCATTTGCAGAAGATGAACCGTTTCATTTAGCGCTTATTGACCAATTCATGGCGGGGATGGATGGAATGGAAACGCTTAGACGTCTCAAAGAATCTTGTCCGGCTTTGCCCGTTGTCATGATTACCAAGAGTGAAGAAGAATGGCTAATGGATGAAGCCATTTCTGAACAGGTAGAACAATTCCTAATAAAACCGGTAAATCCAAGTCAAGTCTTCATGGCATGCAAGCAGGTGCTGGAAAAACATAAGATTCAAGAAGAAAAGGCAACGAGCGGATATCTTCAAGAATTTCAGGATATCGAATCGAAACTATCATCCGATCCATCCTTTGCTGGTTGGTGGGAAATTCATAATAAACTCGTTAAATGGCAGCTCAATTTTGATGAACATTCAGATACCGGGTTGGGAAATATTCTTGCTGATCAAATCCAGTCGGCCAATAGGGCTTTTATCCAATTCATCGAAAACGGATATTCAAATTGGGTGGTAGGTCAAAACCGTCCCCAAATGGTTCACGATACCATTCCAATTGCAGTTGCACCAAAGCTCAACGAAGGAAAAAAAGTGTGCCTTTTGGTTCTGGATTGTATGCGTCACGATCATTTCATGACACTTATGACAGAACTTCGATCCCTATTCGACATTGTCATTGATCCTAGTCTTGCATTACTTCCATCTGCAACACCCTATAGCAGGAATGCTATATTTTCCGGAATGTTTCCGAACGAATTTTGCAAGAAATATCCTGAACAGGTCGAAGCCATGCAACAGGAAAAAGGTGTCAATCGTTTTGAAGAAATATTTTTATCGGATCAACTTTCCCGATTAGATTTAGCCAATGTAAAACTGCATTTTAAAAAAATATGGAAAGTATCTGAGGGGAATAATTATCAATCTCATGTCGGCGATTATCTTGATTCGGATTTAATGGCAATTGTTGTGAATTTCATTGACATTTTAGCTCATGCGCGGTCTGAATCAGAAGTTCTGCAGGAAATGGTTCCGGATGAGTCCGGTTATAGAAGCTCCGTCAAAACATGGTTCAAAAATTCATGGCTGTTAAAAGTTTTGAAAACACTCAAAGAAACTGGCTTTACAGTTGTGATTACAAGTGATCATGGCAGCATCCGGGTTGGTAAAGGCGTTTTGGTTGGTGCCGATAAAGAGACATCTAGCGGAATCCGATATAAAATGGGGCGCAATCTGAATTGCAATGAAAAGCACGCACTTATTATTAGAAAACCTTCAGATTATGGCCTTCCCGAACTTGTGCATCAGACAAATTATCTCATTGCGAAAGACGATGTATATTTTCTTTACCCGAACCAGCAGCATCGGTATGAGAAAAAAATAAAAAACAGTTTCCAGCATGGCGGGATTTCTATGGACGAAATGTTGGTTCCGCTTGCAACTCTTACTCCACTTACTTGA
- a CDS encoding T9SS type A sorting domain-containing protein translates to KWVYFGFNGTMSDTVTTSVTIEEFSESGLWELQYGYGYDIVNNQVWFYDTDLDTLGIDAQFFVINRNDDYSGPTWHVSTSGSDNTGDGSYDFPFASIQTAIDSSSDGDSILVAEGTYNVNDLTVSDKSLTLKGVYGRDFTILDGEDAHRILTVNNASTYTFNMSGFTVTDGDALSNSGYVMSVEGGMATFSDMILEDSGQNTGNTLFRGNDPDSTTFKNCIVRNNSAENAAGVGYATLKYCLVYGNSGWNNTNPVEECIVINCTIVNNGGGAGNSWTTGGATNSQIVNSIIRENGGAGQIYYYSGSTLTGVTYSNIEDGYTGTGNIDADPLFTDPDSGDFSLQAESPAIDAGDPNSDYDPDGTIADMGAYYYHQSAQPSNDNYSLSFDGVDDYVDIPNLVDGSTSLTIEAWFKYENTDTWRWIYGGGSDWVDVGASVASGGNTIRYHFKTTDGSFSNGDGSIQLSPYRWYHFAMTYDGSAVKGYIDGQLDFETSFSGSVETNQNQMIGAGYTNAGEFFKGNLDDVRIWGYDRSQSEIQDNMFDVDPASEIYLEGCWTFNEGTGDTTYGQSSNPHEAVIYGASWSTDVPDSSVSISPEPNLRVNWMESIYHVQPGDEIGDSIYVEIINVGEADASNFDVGFYISEDSIITTSDHLLTDGRVNVTFLASGDTTVIDLPTDVSVPNDLPDGIYYFSPIVDEFNVVQEYDESDNFWLHHMRIGDPDFSLSFDGVDDYVVIADDPSLNPSDAITVSAWIKPYSWDGNRRVLQKGAGDEFILEGEDSDHFEFVVNGQGYSVETVLPPLNVWTHVAGVYNGDYAFLYIDGQLQASTFIGQTLTTTTDPLYIGTKNETSPDTDHFNGLIDDVRLWGRALDESEILPNMYFEPNWDDDLRPIAFWPFHEGGGDSVYSWTENMHHGSINGASWSADVPDKPTGSINIEFTSVRPDSGYLWVGLWFPGSDIYNRGPDVGRDSIYVNFASQSMQTMLFNGLPDAEGYIVRSRFDAIDSPTNGPDDCDNGYDLEGITDPINIYLGGTVYSDLALDECSGPYEAGSSYFGTDFSRIRVWEGNPVNPDANQNAFAITGDQITVEAWVYLMNLPVGDGYDIVLRPFGGGEARGSYGLHLQYDEQGNPVWAFSISDTVSNIGYVSSSMVSQGSWTHVAGTYDGTSMKLYLDGNLQAEVQYTGTIGYGDTGFYIGGYLGGQDDFFHGIIRDVSIWDVSRPGASILIDLTTPPTGSEPNLQGYWPLNEFTEFNGNYPISEDHSPNENHLFVQGNVSMVDAAIGDPNILIEPWGNNYYQGNGVENEPFRFGPVVDGWPLTWSLSSAPSGMTIDANGHIDWTPSSNQDGTYIVYVHGSNSISSAQSELRIFVDEFPVDSREHNNNNVSYSVMNNGVLGADRGIGTGFQFNGEFGLYEGSLIIGQTDYQISGALYEREFATRSMMSERTSPFNGFDQAFQSDFDDSRVQNPIGVHVFQNSYSKSNAPDNDYVIMDYELMNTSGQDLTGIYIGLAMDWDVGDYLNNSGGFDPDRNLSYVYETSTGPNRVQRSEDEGMLKKRNSTDRNARTSPTYFGVSALTDSVSGHYIQIGQFDSTYFYLMTHIESQDSVGDARAYLSVGPFDIPAYDTISTMFAVLGGENLADLQANADAAKMAVMSSGPVISVYPDSLNFTVFPPENEQSQTLTIENTGNAPLEVQISTGTLPVTDIDGNVYQTIQIGDQVWMAENLKVTKFRDGTDIPTGYNNTDWSNLSTGAYAVYNDDETNADTYGYLYNWYAVDDSRIIAPEGWHVSTNDEWTELTNYLGFNAGSILAGNADLWTDGNLKNNAEFGSSDFMALPGGYRSGYIDNYNSLGMNGKFWTSTEDYNANNGFSWYLNYSQSSVIYSASGKSYGQSVRCVQDQTAVTAVVVSSQREIAKDKSGVSTTNTQFPIPNTRTSRTDWLTLSADTLTIQPGTSADVTVTVNAAGLDPGDYSDNIMITSNDSTNSSVNIPVNMSVLYSGPSTWHISTDGDDAAGDGSAELPFASIQHGIDMANDGDSILVDSGDFNENIFMGKDLVLKSLYGPQITSIIHSSVDYALVTFYGGGNSNLSGFSLKNGNRTGQGGSAIDIYSSVTDVFIDNCILENNVAQSADAWGGTILVHGDSVSSNIKISNSILRNNTNSNGCSAIRIGDNLDPVKIVNTLIADNDGPAVHLNNGKINMVNCTIVGQSDNPDVFILNSNSYGLLINSIYANAAQGPEVTNNSLLDVVYSNIEGGWTGAGNIDFNPLFSDTANGDYRLSDSSSCIGAGIDSIEIAGIWYVAPDYDLDNNSRPNPENSNPDIGAYENPLGITSNNAPSVSLNMTLEEQHGFVLFNIDMSDPDGDELNAVLYFSTDSSNWIEASAQPIGASKSEPSNDQTKSLAMGGIDLPQNSRSSSRSWMSWDSQYDLGDVMVNDVWLKAEVNDGFIAVNGFLGPFAVDNHIGTVVFYNPPTEEISGEVEVNYLISDSTNDEYNMTVSYSADGGSSWMEPTLINPISDPLTPSDYSGNFTWNTTTDLANYDGQILLALSLSDGWEYGNADTIDFTVDNQDLINLVSYSPDTSALLNWYDSFLLFFPGELDQSTVDSGITLSGSISGPISVSTNIMTIGSQVRVSLIPDDNFYAGETVTLIISTQLKDTLGNPYDGNMNGDQDDDLDITILEYDTPYLADYDNSALVDFSDLLAFQQAWWEPTNYGERETGPAEGTAPNLRIVPDGKIDFEDLMVFVQMWNWSAGFIPNDGWMTNARTTENSGISVETTFPKKQVGVEVESLYLNINVDSLARVGAGELLIAYDPLALEFKNAVAAQHANWIVLASASETEGILRINLADFSTDLTLGSALASIEFRTLQDVETSINWQADIRDRSGMIWEKASGQTDFSTVPPLPIVFALHQNFPNPFNPTTTVRYDLPEDSRVRLTVYDIQGREVTIISNDIQPAGFRSIIWNGRDSHGRSVAAGMYFLRLDTPSYHDTRKMILLK, encoded by the coding sequence AAAAATGGGTTTATTTCGGATTTAATGGAACGATGTCGGACACTGTAACGACCAGTGTAACGATTGAAGAATTTTCCGAATCAGGTCTTTGGGAATTACAGTATGGGTACGGGTATGACATAGTAAATAATCAAGTCTGGTTTTATGATACTGACTTAGACACCCTCGGAATAGATGCACAATTCTTTGTGATTAACCGGAATGATGATTATTCCGGTCCAACATGGCACGTATCCACTTCCGGCTCGGACAACACCGGCGACGGTTCCTATGATTTTCCCTTTGCTTCCATCCAGACGGCGATTGATTCATCCAGCGATGGCGACAGCATCTTGGTGGCGGAAGGAACATATAATGTGAACGATTTGACTGTTTCGGACAAATCCCTGACATTGAAAGGTGTGTACGGCCGCGATTTCACCATTCTCGATGGGGAGGATGCTCATCGGATTCTGACCGTTAACAATGCAAGTACCTATACTTTTAACATGAGTGGTTTTACGGTGACAGATGGTGACGCGCTGTCAAACTCCGGTTACGTGATGAGTGTGGAAGGCGGAATGGCGACATTCTCTGATATGATCCTGGAAGACAGTGGACAGAATACTGGGAACACACTTTTTCGGGGGAATGATCCTGATTCAACCACCTTTAAGAATTGCATTGTCAGAAACAATTCAGCAGAAAACGCCGCCGGTGTAGGATATGCAACATTAAAATATTGCCTTGTGTACGGTAATTCAGGATGGAACAACACGAATCCTGTTGAGGAATGTATCGTGATTAACTGTACTATTGTAAACAATGGTGGCGGTGCAGGAAATTCGTGGACGACTGGCGGGGCTACAAACAGCCAGATCGTGAATTCCATTATCCGTGAAAATGGAGGTGCAGGACAGATCTATTATTATTCCGGATCAACACTGACTGGTGTCACTTATTCAAATATTGAGGACGGATATACAGGAACTGGAAACATAGATGCTGATCCGCTTTTCACCGATCCTGATAGCGGTGACTTTTCACTTCAAGCAGAATCACCGGCGATAGACGCCGGCGACCCTAATTCCGATTATGATCCGGACGGCACCATCGCCGACATGGGCGCCTATTATTATCATCAATCAGCACAGCCTTCCAATGATAACTACTCCCTCAGCTTCGATGGGGTAGATGATTATGTAGATATTCCAAACCTGGTTGATGGCAGTACCAGTCTCACGATTGAAGCTTGGTTCAAATACGAAAATACGGATACATGGAGATGGATCTACGGCGGCGGTTCGGACTGGGTTGATGTTGGGGCCAGTGTTGCCAGTGGCGGGAATACAATCAGATATCATTTCAAGACCACAGACGGCAGCTTTTCCAATGGTGACGGGTCCATCCAACTTTCACCCTATAGGTGGTACCATTTTGCAATGACCTACGATGGCTCTGCTGTGAAGGGATACATTGACGGCCAGCTTGATTTTGAAACTTCATTTTCAGGGTCTGTTGAAACCAACCAAAACCAGATGATTGGCGCCGGTTACACCAATGCCGGTGAATTTTTCAAGGGCAATTTAGATGATGTCAGAATTTGGGGTTATGACAGATCCCAATCAGAAATTCAGGATAATATGTTTGATGTGGACCCAGCATCTGAGATCTACCTCGAAGGGTGCTGGACGTTTAACGAAGGAACAGGAGACACTACTTACGGACAAAGTAGCAACCCTCACGAAGCCGTAATCTACGGCGCTTCGTGGAGTACGGATGTGCCGGATTCATCAGTTAGTATTAGTCCGGAGCCAAACCTGCGAGTGAATTGGATGGAATCCATTTATCATGTCCAACCCGGTGACGAAATTGGCGATTCTATTTATGTGGAAATAATCAATGTTGGCGAAGCCGATGCCTCTAATTTTGATGTCGGGTTTTACATTTCAGAAGATAGTATTATAACAACTTCAGATCATCTCTTAACCGATGGGCGCGTAAATGTTACTTTTCTAGCCTCCGGTGATACGACGGTGATAGATTTACCTACCGATGTATCTGTCCCGAATGATTTACCTGACGGCATTTACTATTTCAGTCCTATCGTGGACGAATTCAATGTGGTTCAGGAATACGATGAGTCCGACAATTTCTGGCTGCATCACATGCGTATCGGCGATCCGGATTTTTCCCTCAGCTTCGATGGGGTGGATGATTATGTTGTCATCGCTGACGACCCCAGCCTAAATCCTTCTGATGCGATTACTGTCAGTGCTTGGATCAAGCCCTATTCCTGGGACGGCAACCGACGCGTTCTGCAAAAAGGTGCCGGAGACGAATTTATTTTGGAAGGCGAGGATAGCGATCATTTTGAATTTGTAGTAAACGGTCAGGGATATTCGGTGGAAACTGTGCTCCCACCCCTGAATGTTTGGACGCACGTGGCTGGTGTTTACAATGGCGATTACGCTTTTCTGTATATTGATGGACAGCTACAAGCAAGCACGTTTATTGGCCAAACTTTAACCACCACCACCGATCCGCTTTACATCGGCACCAAAAATGAAACATCACCGGACACTGATCATTTCAATGGATTAATTGATGACGTTCGTCTGTGGGGCCGCGCGCTGGATGAATCTGAAATTTTACCAAATATGTATTTTGAACCAAATTGGGATGATGATTTGCGACCAATCGCTTTTTGGCCTTTTCATGAGGGCGGTGGCGATTCTGTATATAGCTGGACTGAAAATATGCATCATGGATCAATTAACGGTGCTTCGTGGAGTGCTGATGTCCCGGATAAACCCACCGGATCCATTAATATAGAGTTCACCTCAGTCCGCCCCGATTCCGGCTACCTGTGGGTGGGGCTCTGGTTTCCCGGAAGCGATATTTATAATCGTGGTCCCGATGTTGGTCGAGATTCTATTTATGTCAATTTTGCAAGTCAATCCATGCAGACCATGTTATTTAACGGTCTTCCTGATGCCGAGGGATATATTGTCCGATCACGTTTTGATGCCATTGATTCTCCCACCAACGGCCCGGACGACTGTGATAACGGGTATGACCTGGAAGGCATTACCGATCCCATAAACATTTACCTTGGCGGCACAGTTTATTCCGATCTGGCACTGGATGAATGCTCCGGACCATACGAGGCTGGATCATCGTATTTTGGTACCGATTTCAGCCGCATTCGCGTATGGGAAGGAAATCCGGTCAATCCCGATGCAAACCAAAATGCTTTTGCCATTACCGGAGATCAAATCACAGTAGAAGCGTGGGTGTATCTCATGAACCTTCCGGTTGGCGATGGGTACGATATTGTTTTGCGTCCTTTCGGTGGAGGGGAAGCCCGCGGGTCCTATGGTCTGCATCTTCAATACGATGAACAGGGAAATCCGGTGTGGGCATTCAGCATTTCTGATACCGTTTCCAATATCGGTTATGTTTCAAGTTCGATGGTTTCGCAGGGAAGTTGGACCCACGTGGCCGGGACGTATGATGGTACCAGTATGAAACTTTATTTAGATGGAAACTTGCAGGCTGAAGTTCAATATACGGGTACGATTGGCTATGGTGACACCGGGTTTTATATCGGTGGATACTTGGGCGGACAAGATGATTTTTTTCACGGCATTATCCGGGATGTCAGCATTTGGGATGTATCTCGGCCCGGGGCAAGTATTCTGATAGATTTAACCACCCCGCCTACCGGGTCAGAACCCAATCTGCAAGGGTATTGGCCTTTGAATGAATTCACGGAATTCAATGGAAATTATCCAATTTCTGAGGATCATTCTCCAAATGAAAATCATTTATTTGTTCAGGGCAATGTTTCCATGGTGGATGCAGCGATTGGTGATCCAAATATTCTAATTGAACCTTGGGGTAACAATTATTATCAAGGAAATGGCGTTGAAAATGAACCGTTCAGGTTTGGTCCCGTTGTAGATGGCTGGCCACTGACATGGTCGTTATCAAGCGCACCGTCAGGAATGACTATTGATGCCAATGGACATATCGATTGGACACCATCAAGTAATCAAGATGGAACGTACATTGTGTATGTTCATGGTAGTAATTCCATATCTTCGGCCCAAAGTGAATTAAGAATTTTTGTAGATGAATTTCCGGTGGATTCCCGGGAACACAATAATAACAATGTTTCTTATAGCGTTATGAATAACGGCGTGCTTGGCGCTGACAGAGGAATCGGTACGGGATTCCAATTCAATGGGGAATTTGGGTTGTATGAAGGAAGCTTGATTATTGGGCAAACCGATTACCAGATTTCCGGTGCATTGTATGAACGTGAATTCGCCACCCGCAGCATGATGTCTGAAAGAACAAGCCCATTCAACGGATTCGACCAGGCATTTCAATCCGATTTTGATGACAGCCGGGTACAAAACCCCATTGGCGTGCACGTCTTCCAGAATTCTTATTCCAAATCCAATGCGCCTGATAATGATTATGTGATTATGGATTATGAGTTGATGAATACATCAGGCCAAGATCTTACAGGAATTTATATAGGGCTTGCAATGGACTGGGATGTGGGCGATTACCTCAACAATTCCGGCGGATTCGATCCGGATAGAAATCTCAGTTATGTGTATGAAACTTCAACCGGGCCCAATCGTGTCCAACGCTCAGAAGATGAAGGAATGCTGAAAAAAAGGAATTCTACTGATCGCAATGCTCGAACCTCACCAACATATTTCGGTGTATCTGCGCTAACGGATAGTGTTTCAGGTCATTATATTCAAATAGGGCAATTTGATTCGACTTATTTTTACCTCATGACGCACATCGAATCTCAAGACTCCGTGGGCGATGCAAGAGCATACTTATCAGTCGGCCCGTTTGATATTCCCGCTTACGACACGATTTCCACAATGTTTGCGGTGCTCGGAGGCGAAAACTTGGCGGATCTTCAGGCCAATGCCGATGCAGCCAAAATGGCGGTCATGTCTTCAGGCCCCGTCATTTCCGTTTATCCGGATTCACTTAATTTCACTGTATTCCCGCCGGAGAATGAGCAGTCGCAAACATTAACAATAGAGAATACCGGGAATGCGCCATTGGAAGTGCAAATAAGTACAGGCACACTTCCCGTCACCGATATAGATGGGAATGTCTATCAAACTATACAAATCGGCGACCAAGTATGGATGGCGGAAAATTTGAAAGTAACCAAATTTCGGGATGGAACTGACATTCCTACAGGCTACAACAACACAGATTGGTCAAATCTTTCAACCGGAGCCTATGCGGTTTACAATGATGACGAAACGAACGCCGACACCTACGGCTACCTTTATAATTGGTACGCCGTGGACGACAGCCGCATTATCGCCCCGGAAGGATGGCACGTATCCACGAATGATGAATGGACAGAATTAACAAATTATCTTGGGTTTAATGCAGGAAGTATACTTGCCGGTAATGCAGATTTATGGACTGATGGAAATTTAAAAAATAACGCAGAATTTGGGTCAAGCGACTTTATGGCCCTTCCGGGTGGCTACCGCAGTGGCTATATTGATAATTACAACTCTTTAGGAATGAATGGCAAATTTTGGACTTCAACGGAGGATTACAATGCTAACAATGGTTTTAGTTGGTATCTGAATTACAGTCAATCGTCGGTCATTTATTCTGCTAGCGGCAAGTCGTACGGACAATCTGTTCGTTGCGTCCAAGATCAAACTGCTGTAACTGCGGTAGTCGTATCGTCCCAGCGAGAAATTGCCAAGGATAAATCCGGCGTCTCAACAACCAATACCCAATTCCCAATACCCAATACCCGAACTTCCCGCACCGACTGGCTCACCCTTTCGGCTGACACGCTTACTATTCAGCCGGGAACTTCCGCTGACGTAACGGTAACGGTTAACGCCGCCGGCTTAGATCCCGGGGATTACAGCGACAATATAATGATCACCAGCAACGATTCCACAAACAGCAGTGTGAATATCCCGGTGAATATGAGCGTACTTTACAGTGGACCTTCAACATGGCATATCTCTACCGACGGTGATGATGCCGCCGGTGACGGCTCAGCAGAGTTGCCTTTTGCCAGCATTCAACACGGAATTGATATGGCAAATGACGGAGACAGCATTCTGGTTGATTCCGGAGATTTTAATGAAAATATATTTATGGGTAAAGATTTAGTATTAAAAAGTTTGTATGGACCGCAAATAACATCCATCATTCATTCTAGTGTGGATTATGCCCTTGTAACATTTTATGGCGGTGGTAATTCTAATTTGTCCGGGTTTTCTTTAAAAAATGGAAACCGGACAGGGCAGGGCGGTTCCGCAATTGATATCTATTCATCTGTCACAGATGTCTTTATTGATAACTGTATCCTTGAAAATAATGTTGCGCAATCTGCAGATGCTTGGGGTGGAACAATCCTTGTACATGGTGACAGTGTATCTTCTAACATTAAAATTTCAAATTCAATCCTTCGGAATAATACCAATAGCAATGGCTGCTCGGCCATCCGCATAGGCGATAATCTTGATCCGGTAAAAATAGTTAATACATTAATTGCTGATAATGACGGCCCGGCTGTTCATTTAAACAACGGGAAAATAAATATGGTCAATTGCACTATTGTCGGTCAATCGGATAACCCTGATGTTTTTATCCTCAATTCAAATTCCTATGGATTGCTGATTAATTCGATTTACGCCAACGCCGCCCAAGGTCCCGAAGTAACCAATAATTCGTTATTGGATGTCGTTTATTCAAACATTGAAGGCGGATGGACAGGTGCAGGGAATATTGATTTCAATCCATTATTTTCAGATACAGCCAACGGCGATTACCGACTTTCTGATTCATCTTCCTGCATAGGCGCCGGAATTGATTCGATAGAAATTGCCGGCATTTGGTATGTCGCCCCCGATTATGATCTTGACAACAATTCTCGTCCCAACCCTGAGAACTCAAACCCGGACATAGGCGCCTACGAAAATCCGCTTGGAATTACGTCCAACAATGCGCCTTCTGTCTCTTTAAATATGACGTTGGAAGAACAGCATGGATTTGTTTTATTTAATATAGATATGAGCGATCCGGACGGAGATGAACTCAATGCTGTCCTGTATTTTTCAACCGATTCAAGTAACTGGATTGAAGCGTCGGCGCAACCAATAGGAGCTTCAAAATCCGAACCATCTAATGATCAAACTAAATCTTTGGCAATGGGTGGAATTGATCTTCCCCAGAATTCGCGATCGTCTTCAAGGTCTTGGATGTCGTGGGATTCTCAATATGATCTGGGTGATGTAATGGTCAACGATGTGTGGCTCAAAGCAGAAGTGAATGATGGTTTTATAGCGGTTAACGGATTTCTTGGACCTTTTGCAGTGGATAACCACATCGGAACTGTAGTGTTTTATAATCCGCCAACAGAAGAAATTTCCGGTGAGGTTGAGGTGAACTACCTGATTTCAGATTCAACCAATGACGAATATAATATGACAGTTTCTTATTCCGCGGACGGCGGGTCTTCTTGGATGGAACCGACCCTAATCAATCCAATCTCGGATCCGCTGACTCCGTCGGATTATTCCGGCAACTTTACCTGGAATACGACAACAGATTTGGCAAATTATGATGGCCAAATACTTCTCGCTCTTTCATTATCGGACGGATGGGAATATGGAAATGCCGATACAATTGATTTTACCGTGGACAATCAGGATCTCATCAATTTGGTAAGTTATTCCCCGGACACCTCGGCACTTTTGAATTGGTACGACTCATTTTTGCTGTTTTTCCCGGGGGAATTAGATCAGTCAACGGTGGATTCCGGCATCACACTTTCCGGAAGTATAAGTGGCCCAATTTCAGTATCAACCAATATAATGACAATAGGTTCTCAGGTTCGGGTTTCACTAATTCCTGATGATAATTTTTACGCAGGCGAAACCGTAACGCTTATCATTTCTACTCAATTAAAAGATACACTTGGCAATCCGTACGACGGAAATATGAATGGTGATCAGGATGATGATTTGGATATCACAATCCTTGAATATGATACGCCTTACCTCGCCGATTATGACAATTCTGCTCTTGTTGATTTTTCAGATCTCTTGGCGTTTCAGCAAGCATGGTGGGAACCGACCAATTATGGCGAACGTGAAACAGGTCCGGCCGAAGGGACTGCTCCGAATTTAAGGATTGTTCCCGATGGCAAAATTGATTTTGAAGATCTCATGGTTTTTGTCCAAATGTGGAACTGGTCTGCAGGATTTATTCCAAACGACGGCTGGATGACGAATGCTCGTACCACAGAAAATTCCGGAATTTCCGTCGAAACGACGTTCCCGAAAAAACAAGTCGGTGTCGAGGTCGAATCTCTTTATTTGAACATTAATGTTGATTCGTTAGCGCGCGTCGGCGCAGGGGAGTTACTTATTGCTTACGATCCATTGGCTCTTGAATTTAAGAACGCAGTTGCCGCACAGCATGCTAACTGGATCGTTCTTGCCAGTGCGTCAGAAACAGAAGGCATTCTTCGTATAAATCTCGCAGATTTCAGTACAGATTTAACCCTAGGATCTGCATTGGCATCAATTGAGTTTCGGACACTTCAGGATGTGGAAACATCCATTAATTGGCAAGCAGATATCCGCGACCGCTCCGGAATGATCTGGGAAAAGGCCTCTGGGCAAACTGATTTCTCCACGGTTCCGCCATTGCCAATTGTGTTTGCATTGCACCAGAATTTCCCGAACCCGTTTAATCCCACAACAACAGTTCGCTACGATCTTCCTGAAGATTCCCGTGTTCGTTTGACTGTTTACGATATTCAAGGAAGGGAAGTCACTATCATTTCTAATGATATTCAGCCTGCAGGATTCCGCTCAATTATTTGGAATGGTCGCGATTCTCACGGGCGTTCCGTTGCCGCCGGTATGTATTTTCTGCGTTTGGACACGCCGTCCTATCACGATACGCGGAAAATGATTTTACTGAAATAA